The proteins below are encoded in one region of Corvus hawaiiensis isolate bCorHaw1 chromosome 3, bCorHaw1.pri.cur, whole genome shotgun sequence:
- the CGAS gene encoding cyclic GMP-AMP synthase — MDSAGGRGARARRETRPAAPRGRGAGKGAARSPARGRVAGECPSGAATLRAPRTDGPPARGGRPARRAPAARELPAGAAAGGAEALPTPRSRAPAARAPAAPRSVPTVPDGALAAPACRPPPAVDALRLREVLSRLSLTRGDVSEAATLVNRVTAHLVQAIRGKDGCFSSIERQSAGSYYERVKISEPNEFDIMLVMPVERIQLDESDDTGAYYYVSFKRTPKEKGFLKFLDEDGKLSAFKMLQTLREIIKQEVKNIKDVEVTVARKKVGSPAITLQIKNPPSEISVDIILTLEAQHSWPLSTQGGLKIEQWLGTKVKRDMRFRSLYLVAKQNKREKVLRGNTWRLSFSHIEKDMINNHGNSKTCCESDGPKCCRKGCLKLLKYLLEQLKMKHPKELEKFCSYHVKTAFFHSCVTWPNDSEWHLGDLDHCFQQCLEFFVGCLQKSQLTHFFIPQYNLLSLEDKARHHFLSRKISHELNNGFPVFHENY; from the exons ATGGACAGCGCGGGCGGCAGGGGAGCGCGGGCCAGGCGGGAGACGCGTCCCGCAgctccgcggggccggggcgcggggaAGGGCGCAGCTCGCAGCCCCGCGCGGGGCCGCGTCGCGGGTGAATGCCCGAGCGGCGCCGCGACCCTCCGGGCCCCGCGGACGGACGGACCCCCCGCCCGGGGCGGCCGCCCGGCACGGCGAGCCCCCGCTGCCCGGGAGCTGCccgcgggcgcggcggcgggcggcgcagAGGCGCTCCCCACCCCGCGGAGCAGAGCGCCGGCCGCCAgagcccccgcggccccgcggaGCGTCCCGACGGTGCCCGACGGGGCACTCGCGGCCCCGGCCTGCCGCCCCCCGCCGGCGGTGGACGCCCTGCGACTCCGGGAGGTGCTGTCGCGGCTCAGCCTGACCCGCGGAGACGTGTCCGAGGCGGCGACTCTGGTGAACAGGGTGACCGCGCACCTGGTCCAGGCCATCCGCGGCAAGGACGGCTGCTTCAGTTCCATCGAGCGGCAGAGCGCCGGCAGCTACTACGAGCGCGTCAAG ATATCTGAACCAAATGAGTTTGACATTATGCTTGTAATGCCCGTTGAAAGGATTCAGCTGGACGAGTCTGATGATACTGGAGCTTATTATTATGTATCATTCAAAAGAACTCCaaaagaaaagggttttttgaAGTTTTTAGATGAAGATGGAAAATTATCAGCCTTTAAAATGCTTCAAACACTAAGAGAAATTATTAAACAGGAAGTAAAAAACATTAAAG ATGTGGAAGTCACTGTGGCAAGGAAAAAGGTTGGAAGCCCTGCAATAACTCTTCAGATCAAGAATCCTCCATCAGAAATATCAGTGGACATCATCTTGACTTTGGAGGCTCAGCATAGCTGGCCCCTCAGCACACAGGGTGGCCTCAAAATTGAACAATGGCTGGGAACAAAAGTCAAGAGAGATATGAGATTTAGATCACTTTATTTAGTagccaagcaaaacaaaagagaaaaagttctAAGAG GAAACACCTGGCGGCTCTCCTTCTCGCATATTGAAAAGGACATGATAAACAACCACGGCAACTCAAAGACATGTTGTGAATCCGATGGACCAAAGTGCTGTAG GAAAGGTTGTCTTAAGCTGCTGAAGTACCTTCTAGAGCAACTTAAAATGAAACATCCAAAAGAATTGGAAAAATTCTGTTCATATCATgtcaaaactgcttttttccACTCCTGTGTCACGTGGCCAAATGACTCAGAGTGGCACTTGGGAGACCTGGATCATTGCTTTCAGCAATGTCTGGAATTTTTTGTGGGTTGTCTGCAAAAGTCTCAGCTGACTCACTTTTTTATTCCCCAATACAACTTGCTCAGCCTAGAAGATAAAGCAAGACATCATTtcctttcaagaaaaataagccATGAATTGAACAATGGATTCCCAGTATTTCACGAGAATTATTAA
- the DDX43 gene encoding probable ATP-dependent RNA helicase DDX43: protein MSDWDASSDEELGAPDWPRAAAAAAGRLCWSPSTPSWGRASVEAVGRRGKSAGSPGGEEWEPRGAEGSGGPRRAARQRAPRAAAGQAQYSGAPLCFHLDSALVGALIGRGGTKIKELEDSSGSRIKVIRGTYEAEVKIFGSIDEQNKAKMLIDNVVTSSGQNYIRGGTEKGKTLDIIKPENNPKKSVINWASLRENRAKYEAMKWAGLPPIEKNFYKESSRTASMSQEEVELWRKENNDITCDDLKEGEKRSIPNPVCKFEDVFEHYPDIMANIRKVGFQKPTPIQSQAWPIILQGIDLIGIAQTGTGKTLAYLMPGFIHLTSQPISKDQRGGPGMLVLAPTRELALQVEAECSKYAYKGIKSICVYGGGDRKGQIDMVTKGVDIVIATPGRLNDLQMNNFINLKSITYLVLDEADRMLDMGFEPQIMKILIDVRPDRQTVMTSATWPDGVRRLAKSYLKNPMIVYVGTLDLAAVNTVQQKVIVIPEEEKRAFMHSFIKSMKPKDKVIIFVGKKLTADDLASDFGIEGIPVQSLHGNREQCDREQALDDFKKGKVRILVATDLASRGLDVHDITHVFNFDFPRNIEEYVHRIGRTGRAGRTGEAVTLVTSNDWKFASELIDILERANQVVPDKLVAMAERYKQSQMRKEIEKDIQRPWRKPSK from the exons ATGTCCGACTGGGACGCCAGCAGCGACGAGGAGCTCGGCGCACCGGACTGGCCGCGggccgccgctgctgctgccgggcgGCTGTGCTGGTCTCCCAGCACCCCTTCTTGGGGCCGCGCCTCCGTGGAGGCCGTCGGGCGACGGGGGAAGAGCGCGGGGAGTCCTGGAGGGGAAGAGTGGGAGCCGCGAGGCGCTGAAGGCTCCGGCGGCCCGAGGCGGGCGGCGCGGCAGCGGGCGCCCCGAGCTGCGGCCGGCCAGGCTCAGTACTCTGGGGCGCCGCTCTGCTTCCACCTCGATAGCGCCCTGGTCGGGGCTCTCATAG GTCGGGGTGGAACTAAAATTAAAGAACTTGAGGATTCTTCGGGTTCCAGGATAAAG GTTATAAGAGGAACCTATGAAGCTGAAGTAAAGATTTTTGGCAGCATCGATGAGCAAAACAAAGCCAAGATGTTGATTGACAATGTTGTTACAAGTTCTGGACAAAACTACATTAGAGGTGGAACAGAGAAAG GAAAAACCTTGGACATTATCAAGCCTGAAAATAACCCAAAGAAATCAGTGATTAACTGGGCCTCTCTTCGAGAAAACAGGGCCAAATATGAAGCTATGAAATGGGCAG GCTTGCCTCCAATTGAGAAAAACTTCTACAAAGAATCATCCAGGACTGCATCTATGTCACAAGAAGAAGTGGAACTGTGGCG gaaagaaaataatgatatAACTTGTGATGACTTAAAAGAAGGTGAAAAGCGCAGTATTCCAAATCCTGTTTGTAAATTTGAAGATGTATTTGAGCATTATCCTGATATTATGGCTAATATAAGAAAAGTTGGTTTTCAAAAGCCTACGCCAATTCAG TCCCAGGCTTGGCCGATCATACTCCAAGGAATTGATCTTATTGGTATAGCACAGACTGGTACTGGGAAGACATTAGCATACTTAATGCCTGGATTCATTCACTTGACTTCACAACCAAT ATCCAAAGATCAGCGTGGGGGGCCTGGAATGTTAGTCCTTGCTCCCACTCGAGAACTGGCACTTCAGGTAGAGGCAGAGTGTTCAAAGTATGCATACAAAGGAATTAAAAG tatttgCGTCTATGGTGGTGGGGACCGAAAAGGACAGATAGACATGGTTACCAAAGGTGTGGATATTGTTATTGCTACTCCTGGCAGACTGAATGATCTTCAAATGAACAACTTCATAAATTTGAAGAGCATAACATATTTG GTTTTAGATGAGGCTGACAGAATGCTGGACATGGGATTTGAACCTCAGATAATGAAGATCCTAATAGATGTACGCCCTGACAGACAAACTGTTATGACAAG TGCTACTTGGCCTGATGGCGTCCGTCGCCTAGCAAAATCCTACTTGAAAAATCCCATGATTGTGTATGTCGGTACTCTTGACTTAGCA GCAGTAAACACAGTACAGCAAAAAGTTATTGTTATCcctgaggaggaaaagagagctTTCATGCATAGCTTCATTAAGTCCATGAAGCCAAAAGATAAGGTCATcatttttgtgggaaaaaagCTTAC AGCTGATGACTTAGCAAGTGACTTTGGTATCGAAGGAATTCCAGTACAGTCACTTCATGGTAACAGGGAACAGTGTGATCGAGAACAGGCTTTAGATGACTTCAAGAAAG GCAAAGTTCGAATATTGGTAGCTACTGACTTGGCATCCCGTGGCCTTGATGTGCATGATATTACTCATGTTTTTAACTTCGATTTCCCTCGCAACATTGAAGAATATGTTCATAGAATAGGTCGTACGGGAAGAGCAGG GCGCACTGGGGAGGCAGTAACACTTGTCACGAGCAATGATTGGAAGTTTGCGTCCGAACTGATTGACATTCTGGAAAGAGCAAACCAA GTAGTTCCTGATAAGCTTGTTGCCATGGCAGAAAGATACAAACAATcacaaatgagaaaagaaattgaaaaggaTATACAAAGACCTTGGAGAAAGCCCTCAAAATAA